In Papaver somniferum cultivar HN1 chromosome 1, ASM357369v1, whole genome shotgun sequence, a genomic segment contains:
- the LOC113321501 gene encoding uncharacterized protein LOC113321501 — MDTNQVVFIQGDIQLQGLVSLVIQMNNEDFYLNVDVISKHTGCSTSSRSLSRSNSGCSSSSGASTSNSCVSESPKLVRVVDHDAEKSKPLIIDEWHYVFDNIGREFVGGVLVVRIVVDQYKMCTGYKILILKNDKTRFTAKCEEDGCGWRIHFGPVKGDISRFVLKDSNVIHSIQGDPTLKPKQIMSLFKKTYGSNIKYHHARRGKEAVFEDQYGDDDKSYSDLNWYVKAIEQTNPDSLVKLEVDEETGRFKRIFICFGACKHSYRYLRPMIYLDATFLIGRFRGTLMAATCVNGNDGFYPYAFAIVLSENKDNWFWFLENLQQVVDDRPIVFLSDRHEGLLQGIPRAFSGSYHNYCFYHIKCNLHIGKGDANYNVVIDLFYKDAYSYTTTNFEESLRGMHAIGCGHVANYLRTIPKDKWANAFFPVCRYAAHSSFIAESFNNWILEFKKLPAFALLDAIR; from the exons ATGGATACTAATCAAGTAGTTTTTATACAAGGTGATATACAACTTCAAGGTTTAGTTTCTCTTGTTATTCAGATGAAcaatgaagatttctatttgaatgTTGATGTGATTTCGAAGCATACTGGTTGTAGCACTAGTTCAAGGTCTTTGTCTCGTTCTAATTCTGGTTGTAGCAGTAGTTCTGGTGCTagtacttcaaactcttgtgtaAGTGAAAGTCCTAAGCTTGTAAGGGTGGTCGATCATGACGCGGAAAAATCCAAGCCTCTCATTATCGATGAATGGCATTATGTTTTTGACAATATTGGTAGAGAATTTGTGGGTGGTGTTTTAGTTGTAAGGATTGTTGTTGATCAATACAAGATGTGTACTGGTTACAAGATTCTTATTCTTAAAAACGACAAGACTCGTTTTACTGCGAAGTGCGAAGAAGATGGTtgtggttggaggattcactttgggcCTGTGAAGGGTGATATTTCTCGGTTTGTGCTGAAAGATTCTAACGTTATTCACAG TATACAGGGTGATCCCACTTTAAAACCCAAACAGATCATGTCACTCtttaagaagacttatgggtccaatattaagtatcaccatgcccgtaGAGGGAAAGAAGCTGTATTTGAAGATCAATATGGTGACGACGATAAGTCGTATAGCGATTTAAATTGGTATGTGAAAGCcattgagcaaactaatcctgatAGCCTTGTGAAacttgaagttgatgaagaaactgGAAGATTTAAGCGGATTTTCATCTGTTTCGGTGCTTGCAAGCATAGCTATAGGTATCTCAggcccatgatttacttggaTGCTACTTTCCTCATTGGTAGATTCAGGGGTACTTTGATGGCTGCAACATGTGTTAATGGAAATGATGGTTTTTACCCATATGCCTTTGCTATTGTTTTATCTGAAAACAAAgacaattggttttggtttctggagAATCTTCAACAAGTGGTCGATGATCGTCCGATTGTTTTCCTAAGTGATCGTCACGAAGGACTTCTGCAGGGCATTCCAAGAGCATTTTCTGGTTCATATCACAACTATTGCTTTTACCACATCAAGTGCAATCTCCATATTGGAAAAGGTGATGCGAATTACAATGTCgttattgatttgttttacaaagatGCTTACTCTTACACAACAACGAACTTTGAAGAATCTTTGCGGGGCATGCATGCAATTGGTTGTGGACATGTTGCTAATTATCTCAGGACCATTCCAAAGGATAAATGGGCAAATGCATTTTTCCCTGTATGCAGATATGCTGCTCACTCTTCATTTATTGCCGAGTCATTCAATAACTGGATTCTTGAGTTCAAAAAGTTGCCTGCTTTTGCTCTTCTCGATGCGATACGGTGA
- the LOC113320639 gene encoding cilia- and flagella-associated protein 251-like, with the protein MKPSNEEGVPRLLRWIISDVGNTIDKDLNDAMKKMQPGWVKAYTDEERLLLDEYRRQKQENSIDAVKEKLLISDMQRKELDEKYSLKLRRMRRLKRMRRMSTRDDGEEHKEDDEIEEEEDEEEEQDEEEHKEDDEIEEDEEEHNEDGDMHDHNDDGDGDDIDNEGSKGGDMHDHENEKEGNKGGDDEHGTESKRNEVPSETPEKQSTPSPKTNEANEEEDGKDGTNQGVESETGNKPSSLMPKEVEIPEGQEEHMNLNDQDTAQTDEIDKVAGCEAANKQSTSMPKTSVINEDKQDQVNLDDQNVMDGTRTAEIDEATIIAAEAICQLDPKEVLLLTQGEESQNETYTSIEDLLDNLSETVFVKLEKSCYRTTPSEVKEKMATLIRHDCPIFALLSQEDPKEESSQK; encoded by the exons atgaagcCAAGCAATGAGGAAGGTGTGCCAAGGCTTCTTAGGTGGATCATCAGCGACGTCGGTAATACAATCGATAAAGACCTGAATGATGCCATGAAAAAG aTGCAACCAGGATGGGTGAAGGCTTATACTGATGAAGAGCGATTGCTTTTGGATGAGTACCGGAGGCAGAAACAAGAAAATAGCATAGATGCTGTGAAAGAAAAGCTGCTCATTTCAGATATGCAAAGAAAGGAGTTGGATGA GAAATACAGCTTGAAACtgaggaggatgaggagattgAAGAGGATGAGGAGGATGAGTACGAGGGATGATGGGGAGGAGCACAAGGAAGATGATgagattgaggaggaggaggatgaggaggaggagcAGGATGAGGAGGAGCACAAGGAAGATGATGAGattgaggaggatgag GAGGAGCACAATGAAGATGGCGATATGCATGATcataatgatgatggtgatggtgatgacaTTGACAATGAGGGTAGTAAGGGTGGTGATATGCATGatcatgaaaatgaaaaagagGGTAACAAAGGTGGTGATGACGAGCATGGAACTGAATCTAAAAGGAATGAAGTTCCGTCTGAAACTCCTGAAAAGCAAAG CACTCcttcaccaaagaccaatgaggcaaatgaagaagaggatggaaaGGATGGAACAAACCAAGGAGTTGAGTCTGAAACTGGTAACAAGCCGAG CAGTCTTATGCCAAAGGAAGTTGAAATCCCTGAAGGTCAAGAAGAGCATATGAACCTTAATGACCAGGATACTGCTCAAACTGATGAAATTGACAAAGTAGCTGGGTGTGAAGCTGCTAACAAGCAAAG tACTTCTATGCCAAAGACAAGTGTAATCAATGAAGATAAACAAGACCAAGTTAACCTTGATGACCAGAATGTGATGGATGGCACTCGAACAGCTGAAATTGATGAAGCTACTATAATTGCAGCTGAAGCCATATGTCAGTTGGATCCTAAAGAAGTCCTTTTACTCACACAAGGAGAAGAATCACAGAATGAGACTTATACATCAATTGAGGACCTTCTAGATAACTTGTCTGAAACTGTATTCGTAAAGCTTGAAAAAAGTTGTTACAGAACGACACCATCTGAAGTGAAGGAAAAGATGGCAACCCTGATCCGCCacgattgtccaatctttgcattATTGAGCCAAGAAGATCCAAAAGAAGAGTCGTCGCAAAAATGA